Proteins encoded by one window of Azospirillum brasilense:
- the ilvC gene encoding ketol-acid reductoisomerase → MRVYYDRDADVNLIKGKKVVIVGYGSQGHAHANNLRDSGVKDVRIALRPGSATIKKAENAGFTVMSPAEAAAWADVVMILTPDELQADLYRDDLAKNLKEGAALAFAHGLNVHFNLIEPRADLDVFMIAPKGPGHTVRGEYQRGGGVPCLVAVHQNASGNALDIALSYASAIGGGRAGIIETTFKEECETDLFGEQAVLCGGLTELIKAGYETLTEAGYAPEMAYFECLHEVKLIVDLMYEGGMANMRYSISNTAEYGDYKTGPRIITPETKAEMKRVLEDIQTGRFVRDWMLECKAGQPSFKATRRRNAEHSIEQVGEKLRAMMPWIAERRLVDKSKN, encoded by the coding sequence ATGCGCGTCTATTATGATCGTGATGCCGACGTGAACCTGATCAAGGGGAAGAAGGTCGTCATCGTCGGCTACGGCAGCCAGGGCCACGCCCACGCCAACAACCTGCGTGACAGCGGCGTGAAGGACGTGCGCATCGCCCTCCGCCCGGGCTCGGCCACCATCAAGAAGGCTGAGAACGCCGGCTTCACGGTCATGTCCCCGGCCGAGGCCGCCGCCTGGGCCGACGTGGTGATGATCCTCACCCCGGACGAGCTGCAGGCCGACCTGTACCGCGACGACCTCGCCAAGAACCTGAAGGAAGGCGCCGCGCTCGCCTTCGCGCACGGCCTGAACGTGCACTTCAACCTCATCGAGCCGCGCGCCGACCTCGACGTGTTCATGATCGCGCCGAAGGGCCCCGGCCATACCGTCCGTGGCGAGTACCAGCGCGGCGGCGGCGTGCCCTGCCTCGTGGCCGTGCACCAGAACGCCTCGGGCAACGCGCTGGACATCGCCCTGTCCTACGCCTCGGCCATCGGCGGCGGCCGCGCCGGCATCATCGAGACCACCTTCAAGGAAGAGTGCGAGACCGACCTGTTCGGTGAGCAGGCCGTGCTCTGCGGCGGCCTGACCGAGCTGATCAAGGCCGGCTACGAGACGCTGACCGAGGCCGGCTACGCCCCGGAGATGGCCTATTTCGAGTGCCTGCACGAGGTGAAGCTGATCGTCGACCTCATGTATGAGGGCGGCATGGCCAACATGCGCTACTCGATCTCCAACACCGCCGAGTACGGCGACTACAAGACCGGCCCGCGCATCATCACCCCGGAGACCAAGGCCGAGATGAAGCGCGTCCTGGAGGACATCCAGACCGGCCGCTTCGTCCGCGACTGGATGCTGGAGTGCAAGGCCGGCCAGCCGTCCTTCAAGGCGACCCGCCGCCGCAACGCCGAGCACTCGATCGAGCAGGTCGGCGAGAAGCTGCGCGCCATGATGCCGTGGATCGCCGAGCGCCGTCTGGTCGACAAGTCCAAGAACTGA